The genome window CCCCATCACGAGCGCTGAGGCGGCCAGGGTGATCACGTGCACGGAGCTCTTGGGCACCTCGGCGAAACCGAGAGACAGGAAGGCACCGAGCAGGGCGGCCGCCGGGACCACGGTCATGAGGGCCGGGTTGACCTTGGCCATGCGGTGTTCGCCCTTCTTCAGCAGGGGCGTGAGGATCAGGGTGGAGAGCATCCACATGGCCCCGCCCAGGCTCATGGCGAAGAACATGATGGCGAACGCCTGCTGGTCATAGGAGGGACCGCCCAGCTCTGCGCCGACCGTCCCGGCGGCGATGCTGGCCGCGGCCGTCTCATACTGCACCGATCCGATCAGGCCGATGCGGACCAGGGTGGCCGGGGTGCCGAACAGGGCGAGCAGGGCGACGGCGACGAGGACCACAGCCAGCGAGGGGCCGATCGCCGCAATGGCCCCGGTCCGGAACGTGGTCTTCAGCTCCTGTTGGCTCAGGCCGGCGGCCGGCGCAGCCTTGCGGGCGGCCATCATGTAGATCACCGATTGGACGGCGATGACCAGGAAGACGCCGAGCGCACAGATCCAGAGGACGGGCATGTTGGCCAGCGCCAACACGCCGTTCGGATCCGAGCTCGGGTCGGCGGCCGGGCCAGCGGCCGCGCTTGCTGCTGAGATCATGGCGGTCCTTCGATTCGTGAGTTCGGTTCCAGGTCGGTACCCGGAAACAGATTGATGCAGTTGGTCGCTACCATTGTGGTGTGCGCTACATCACTTCACGGACAATCGCAGGAAATTCACACTCTCCAGGCGCTTTGGTCAGATCATGAACAATGACCCCCGACTCCTGGATGAAGGCGATCTCCAACTGGTCCATGCCCTCCAGATCGGACCACGCTTGCCCTGGACGGCCTTGGGCGAGATCCTCGACCAGCATCCGACCTCGCTGGCCGCCCGGTGGCGCCGGCTCGAGCGCAGCGGCTCCGCTTGGATCACCGCCCATCCTCTGGGGCACCCGGACCAAATGGCCCTGTCCTTCCATGATGTCCGGTGCCAACCCGGCCACCGGCGGCACGTCGCCGAGGCCATCGGCAGGATTCCGGAGGTGTTCTCGGTGGAGGAATGTCACCGGGACCGGGACTTCATGCTGACCGTCATCTCCCCCGATCCAACCCAGCTCACGGAGATCGTCTATCCGCAGCTCGAGGACATTCCCCACCTGTCCGGCTACGAGTCCACCTTCTGCACCCGCCTGCACCGCACCGCGGCCAACTGGGAACTCGATGCCCTGAATTCCGCTCAGCGGCGCGCACTCCGTGCGGCCGCCGGTCCGCCGCCGGCACCCGAGGCGCACCCGGGGCCCCCGCCGCCGTCCTTCGGCCCCATACTGCGCGTCCTCGGCCGCGATGGCCGGGCCTCCGCGGCACAGGTCGCCGAGGCCACCGGCCTGCACCCGGCCACGGCACGACGCCGGCTCCAGCGGGTGCTGGACTCGGGCACCTTGAGCTTTCGCTGCGACGTGTCCCACCGGGCCACGGGCTATCCCGTGATGTGCCAATGGTTCGCCCGCCTCCCGGCCGCCGACCACGATGCGGCAGCCGCCGAACTGGCAGGGCTCGGCGCCCTGCGCCTGTGCGCCTCGACGACGGGCCGCTCCAACTTCATGTTCATGATGTGGCACCGATCGCCCACGGACATCATGGCCCTGGAGCGGCGGGCGTCAGAGAGGCTGCCCCGCCTGGAGATCCGCGAGACCGTCATCATCTCGAACATCCCCAAACGTGCCGGGTGGCACCTGGACACCGACGGTCGGCGCCAGGAGGACTTCGTCGAGGTGGGCCACTGGGATTGATGTAACCGGTCAGCAGACCGTCCAGAGATCGATGATGACCTGGCTGGGTTCGCGGCGGCCGGAGCCGATGACCACGGTGGACTCCAGCCAGGACCAGGTCTCGCCGGCCACCTCGAAGCGGGGCGCGCAGCGGAAGTAGATCCGTTCGGCGGGCACCCGTTCACCGCGGGCCAGGGCGGAGATGTCCTCGGCCGAGCCCGTGCGGTAGGCGGCGTTCATGACGTAGAGCCGGTCGCCGTCGTCGGTCTCGATGACGTACCGGGCATCCAGGTCCGAGGCCGTGTCCGAGTGGATGAGCTGGAAGTCCGCCCCGCCGGGCAGGATGCGACCGTTCAGTCCGGGCCCGGTGACAGTGCCGCCGGTGATCGGGATGACGCGGCGCAGCCCCCGGTGGGTCCGCCCGACCTCCACGGGCTCGGCCACGTCCACCGCCACGGTGGCAAGGAACTCGAGTCGGGGTGGGGTAGGGCCGGTTGCACCGTCGGGGTGTCCGGAGATGGAGACAGAGGCCGGCGCCGCGGAGGCGGGGGTGGAGATCTGGGACATGAGCACCACGCTAGGGCCGGCTCCCCGCGGACGCCATGCACATCCTCCGTGCAACCGATGCACAGCGAATTCCGTTGAGATCACCAACGATCAGGGGCACCATGAGGTGTTATGGATCACAGCACCGTTTCCCAGCCCCGCGCCTCGGGTGGCCCTTCTCCGGACCCCACAGCCGTCTCATCGCCCGGTCCCCATACGGCCACTACCGCCGGCGCCTCGCCGCGCGCCGGCCGGCCCCGTGACCTCGTCGCCGTCAACATCGGCAATGCCCTGGAGTGGTTCGACTGGAACATCTACGCGATCTTCGCACCGTTCTTTGCTGCCCAGTTCTTCCGCGCCGAGGACCCGGTCTCCAGCCTGCTGTCCACGCTGGCCGTCTTCGCGGTCGGTTTCCTCATGCGTCCGGTGGGCGGGTGGCTGTTTGGCCGGCTGGCGGATGACAAGGGGAGGAAGTTCAGTCTGACCCTGGCCATCTTGCTGGCCTCCTTCGGTTCCCTGCTGATCGCCGTCGCCCCGACCTTTGACGCGATCGGCGTGTGGGCCGGCGTCGTCCTCTTGGTGGCCCGCCTCATCCAGGGCCTGTCGCATGGCGGGGAGACCGGCAGCGCGTTCACCTATCTGGCGGAGATCGCCCCGCAGGACAAGCGCGGCTTCTGGGCCTCTACCCCGTGGCTCGGCGTGGGGGTGGGCACCATGCTCGCCACCGGCGTCGGCGTGCTGCTGACCGCACTGCTCTCCGAGGCACAGATGGCCGAGTTCGGCTGGCGCATCCCCTTCGCCGTCGCCGCCGTCCTTGGGGTCTACGCCCTCTACATCCGCAAGACCATGAACGAGTCCGAGGTGCACACCGAGCGCAAGGAGCGTGACGAGCGCGAGGGTGTGGACTCCCAGTCCCTGCGCGAGGTCTTCTCTGAGCTGGGCCGCGAGTGGAAGCCGCTGCTGCAGATCGTCGGCCTGACGATCTCTGGCGTTGTGGCCTTCTACACCTGGTTCATCTTCGCCCCCGGCTACGCCTCCCGCGAGTTCGGCATGGACCCGAACGCCTCCCTGGTGGCCGGGTTGTGCGGACAGGCCGTGTTCCTGGTGGCCATCCCCGTGATGGGCAGACTCTCCGACCGCTTCGGGCGCAAGCCGGTGCTGATGGTCTTCGCCGCCGGCTTCGCACTCGTGGCCTTTCCCCTGGAGTGGATGCTCGGCTCGAGCCCGTTCATGCTCTTCCTGGCCATGGCCGCGGGCTCCCTGCTGCTCGCCGCGAACTGCGCCCCGCTCGGCGCCGTCTTCGCCGAACTGGTCCCGACGAAGCTGCGGGCCACGCTGATCGGCGTCGGTTATGCCACCTCCGGAGCGATCTTCGGCGGCACGGCGCCCTACCTGAACACCTGGCTGTCCAGCATCGGGATGCACGGGTTGTTCGTGGGCTACATGATCCTGCTCTGCCTGGTTAGCGTGGTGGTCATCATCAAGATGCCGGAGACCGCCCGCCGCGACCTCCGCTGAATCCGCCGGCACCGGTCCGGCAGGAAGACAGGGACGGGTGCGACTGACACTGCGCCAACTCGAACATTTCTGCGCTGTGGCCCGGACCGGCAGCATCAGCGCTGCGGCCGCCCAACTGAGGGTGTCCAGGACCTCCGTCACGGAGGCCTTGGACACCCTCGAGCGCATCTCCGGCACCGTGCTGTGCCGCCGCAGCAAGGCCGAGGGCGTAGTGCTCACCGCCTCCGGAGAGGACTTCTTCATCCGGGCGCGCTCGGTGCTGGACCAGGCCTTTGACCTCGAGGTGCCCGACGGCGACCGGCAACTCGGCGGGACCCTCGCCATCGGCTGTTTCCGGTCCCTCGCCCCGACTGTCCTGCCCGCGCTCTGGTCCGAGTTCGCCTCCCGGCACCCCGGCGTCACCGTCTCCGTGACCACCGGGAACCGGGCCGAACTCGTGGAACAGCTCTCCCTCGGCATCCTGGATGTGGTTCTGGCGTACAACCTCCATGCCCTGCCCGGATTGAGCTCCGCGCGCCTCTACGACACGACGATGTACGCACTGTTGCCGGCCGATCACCGCTTCGCCGAACAGGGACGGGCGCCCCTGGCCGAACTGGCGGCGGAGCCCCTGCTGCTCATGGACGCCTCCCCCAGTTCAGACGACATCCTCTCGTATTTCGCCCACCACGGCGCGGCCCCGAACGTGCGGATGAAGTCCCCGGACTTCGAGCTCATCCGGTCCCTGGTGGCCCGCGGGCTGGGCTATTCGATCTTCATCCAGCGGCCCCGGCAGGATGTCTCCTACGAGGGCCTGCCCGTGGCCTGCGTTCCCCTGGACCCCGTGCCCCACCTGGAACGGGCGTCCATTGCCTGGTCGGAACGGAGGAGGCTGCCCGCGCCGGGCCGGAGCTTCGTGGACCTGGCCATCGCCCTGGGTCCGCAGGTCTCACCGGCGCCGTGAAGGCGGTCGCCGTCAGGACCCCAGCCGGCCCTCCGGCCGGGGCTCGTTGCTGACCACGGGCGTGGAGCCAGTGTCCGAACTGGATCGCCGCGGCCGGGCGCCGTCGAGGTCCTTCTCCTCGGCGTTCCGCTCGGGCGGGCGGCCTTCGGAACGCGGTTCGCCCTCACCCTCGCTCTGTCCCTCGCCGGTGCGGTCGCCGGCCGAGTCCGAGCCCGAGCCGGCGGTCGCGCCTGTCACCCGATTCTCCGCAGGACCCCCGCCACGCCCTGCACTCACGGCGGCATGGGCACCTGCGGAACCGGCCGGCGTCGGGACCGGCTGTTGCGCTTCACCAGTGCGCAGGGAGGCGCGCAGGTCCCCGAGGGACATCGCGGAGGTCTGCACGTCCAGTTCGTCACGCCACTGCGGATCCGGCTCGGTCAGGTAGCCGACGGGAGCGTGCTCGCCGAAGTGGTCCGCGTCCGCCTCACGCCAGTCGGCGGCCCAGCCTCGCGGCGGCTCGTTGAGCAATTCGTCCTCCCGCAGCCAGTGGTAGATCGAGGCGTAGGAGCGGGTGTTGAGGTGGTCCACCCGGCGGCGCAGCATGCGGGTGTTCAACTGAGACGGATGGTTCAGGCCCATGGACGCCATGATCTGCACGGCCTCACGGACGGTGAGCTTCTGGTAGTTGTGCACGCGCTTGGACTTGTCCTCCACGTCCAGCGCCCGGGTGAGCCGTGGGTCCTGCGTGGCCACACCCACGGGGCAGTGGTTCGTGTGGCACTTCTGGGCCTGGATGCAGCCGGTGGCCATCATCATGGCGCGGGCGGACATGGTGAAGTCGGCCCCCTGGATCAGTCGTTTGACGATGTCCGATCCGGTAGCGACCTTGCCCGCGGCGCCCAGCTTGATCATGTGCCGCAGGCCTGTGCCGACCAGGGCGTTGTGCACCAGCATGAGGCCCTCGGTCAGCGGAGTGCCGACGTGGTCGGAGTACTCCAGCGGAGCCGCACCGGTGCCACCCTCGGAACCGTCCACGATGATGTAGTCGGGGGCGGTCCGCTCCTCCCAGATGGCCTTGCACATGGCCAGCACGTCCGTGCGGGAACCGACGCAGAACTTGATGCCGATCGGTTTCCCATCGGAAAGTTGGCGCAGGTGGCCGATGAACCGGACCATCTCCCGGGGTGTGGTGAAGGCCGAATGGGAGGCCGGGGAGATGCAGTCGACGCCGACCGGCACCTCGCGCGCCTCCGCGATCTCCGGGGTGACCTTGGGGCCGGGCAGCACCCCGCCGAGCCCGGGCTTGGCCCCCTGGGAGAGTTTGATGGTGATGCCCTTGACCTCCGGCAGGGCGGCCTTCTCCGCGAAGCTCTCCGGGTTGAACCGGCCGTCCTCGGTGCGGCAGCCGAAGTAGCCCGAGCCGATCTCCCAGAACAGGTCCGCCCCGTTGCCGCGGTGGTACTTCGTCAGCCCGCCCTCGCCGGTCTCGTGGATGAACCCGCCCAGGGCGGCCCCCTTGTTCATGGCCACCACCGCGTTCTTGGACAGCGAGCCGAAGGACATGGAGGAGATGTTCATCAGGGACAGGTCATAGGGCTGGCGGCAGTCAGGCCCGCCGATCCGCACGGTGGGGATCCTCTCCGGCGGCGCCACGGGGGCCGTGGAATGCAGGAGGAATTCGTAGCCGATCCGCCCCGTATCCCGCTCCGTGCCGAAGGCCTTGTGGTCATCCGCGCCCTTGGACCGCGAGTACACAATCGAGCGGGTGTCCCGGTCGAAGGGCTTGCCGTCGAAGTTCCGCTCGATGAAGTACTGCTGGATCTCCGGACGGATCGACTCCAGCAGGTACCGCATGTGCCCGATCACCGGGAAGTTCCGCAGGATCGCATGCCGCTTCTGGGTCACGTCCCAGATGGCCAGCCCCACGAGCAGCAGTGCGACCAGGCCGAGGAAGATCCACGCCCAGAACCCGACCAGGTAGGCGATGACCAGGATGAGGACGAGCGTGGTGAGCCCGCCGATGATGAGGAGGCGGTTGTTCATGCCTCCCATCCTGCACCCACGTGACGCAGAACGCACGACGGCGGCGCGCAGCCTCCTGCGTCAGGTCACCAGAGGTGCGGGGCCGGCTTCCGGGAGCCGGGCAGGGCGACGTTGGTGCGCCACTCGTGCAGCCACTCGGGCAACTCGAGCTCGGGCGGCTTCGGCTGACCGAGTTCCTCGGCGACCGCCGTCAGGATCTCCTCGTTGGACACCGGGCCATCCGCACCAAGGAGCCGGGTGGCCACATGGGCCCTGACGTAGACCTCGCCGTCCACCACGAAGCGCTGCTCGAACCAGATGGACTTGTCATCCAGGCCGGCGATCCGGGTCTCCAAGGTGTAGCGCTGCCACAGGTTCACCGACTTCCGGAAGGCGATCTGCTCGGCCTGCACCACCGGCGACCACTTCTTCCTCCGCATCAGGTCCCAGACACCGGCACGGACCATCAGGTCGAAGCGGCCCAGGTCCATGAGGGAGAAGTACATCCCGTTGTTGACGTGCACCGCGATGTCCACGTCGGTCGGCAGGGCCCTCAGCGGCAGCGAGGAGCCATCCCAGATGCTCAGCTTGGAGCGGCGCCGCGAGGTGATGAGCAACAGCAGGGTACGGAAGATCAGGTGCATGTGCACCATGCTGTCACGAGAAGTTACTCATGGGTAGCGCGCGACTCAAGACCCAGGACCCCGGGCCAGGCGCCGAGACACCTCACGAGCGGCGCCGACCACGAGGGGGCCCACGGCCATCCGGCGCTCCTCCGTCAGGCGACTGGTCGGACCAGACACGGAGAGGGCTCCCACCGGCCGTCCATCGGCGCCCACCAGGGGTGCGCCGACTGAGGAGATATCTCCCACCAGCCCTCCGTTGTTGAGGGAGTAACCCCGAGTACGCACCTCTCGCACGGCACCGCCGATGACCTCGGGGTCGGTCAGCGTTCGCTCGGTCTTCCGCTCCAGCACTCCTCGGAGCAGCCCCTCGACCTCCACATCCGGCAGGGCCGACAGGTAGGCAAGCCCGGAGGCCGAGGCATGGAACGGCAACTGTGTTCCCAGGGCGAAAAAGGCACGCAGCTCATGCGGTGAATCGAGCCGCTCAATGAGCACCAGGTGGTCCAGCTGCACGGCGGTGAGGTGCACCGTCTCCGTGGTCTCCAATTGCAGCCGGTTCATGCTGTCCAGGGCGATTTCCCGAAGAGAGGTATCCATGGAGACCTGCCGCCCCAGCCACGCGAATTGCTGGGACAGGTTCCAAGCCAAGGACGGCTCCGGCTCCTGCCGAACCCACCCCCTGGCCTCCAGGGTCTTGAGCAGCCTCAGGGCCGTGGCCTTGGACAACTCGAGGCGACGAGCCATCTCAGAGAGGCCCAGCGCGCCATCCTCCGCCAGGATTTCGACGATCGACAAGGCCGTGTCCACACTTCGGGTGGTCATGGCGACCCCTTTCAATCCTCCGGGGCCTTCTGCTGCCCCGGGCACGCGTCATCGGCCCCGCCAGCGCCGGTCACCCTTGACCGACCATCTGATGTGACCTAGGTTACTTGGACGAGCAAATGAACCGATGGTTCATCTAGTGAACCATAAACGAGGGGTTGATGGTGGGACTACAGATCCTGGCAATCGTGATCTTCGTGGCAGTCTTCACACTGGCCACCCTGCGCAAGGTCCATTTGGGGGTCATCATGCTCGCGGCTGCAGCCGGCGTCGGCATCTGGCTCGCAGACATGGAGATGGATGACATCATCGGAGGGTTCCCCGTCTCCCTCCTCATCCTCCTCGCCGGCGTGACCTATTTCTTCGCCATTGCCCAGCAGAACGGCACTGTTGACCGCATCATCAACGTGGTGATCACCCGGATCGGCGATCGGGCCATGCTGTTGCCCTTCGCCATGTTCGGGCTGACCACGGGCATCGCAGCCATGGGCGCCCCCTTGGCCGGGCTGGTGATGATGCCCATCGCCATGCCGCTGGCCAAGAAGTACGGAATCAACCGGACCCTGATGGGGATCGCCGTCGGCAGCGGCATCAGCGGTGGCGGCTTCGCCCCCACCAGCCTCTTCGGCATCGTCACCTATGGGACCGCCCACTCGGTCGGCATCGATCTGAACCCGCTACTGCTGTTCGTCATCGCCCTGGCCTTCAACGTGGTGCTCTTACTGACGGCGTTCATCCTCTTCGGCGGGCTGAAGTTGCTGAAGTCCCCCGAACGCTTCGATCGGGACACCACCCCACGTCCGGGCTTCGCCACGAAGGATCCGTTGCCCTCACACCCCTTCGAGCGAGAGGGCTACACCACCCGCTCCCGGGCGGTGGCCACCACCGTCCTGGAGCGTGCCTCCGAGGCTCCACCTGCCTCCACCCCGATGACACTCGCTCAGAAGTGCACTGTGGTCTGCATGGCCGGCCTCGTCCTGTCCGTGGTGGCCGTCGCCATGGTCGGCCTCGACCCGGACATCGGCATCCTCTGCTTCGTCTTCGCCACGGTGATGACCCTCGTGGACCCGTCCACCGGGCGGGCCGCCGTCGCCAAGATCGACTGGTCCACCATCCTCATGGTGGGCGGCATCATCACCTACGTGGGGGTGCTGCAGACCATGGGCGCCGTGGACATGCTCGGCGAGGCCGCCAGCAGTGTGGGCACGCCGCTGCTCGCCGCCTTCATCATCTGCCTGATCGGCGGCCTGGTATCCGCCTTCGCCTCCACCACTGGCATGCTGGCTGCGCTCGTGCCCCTGGCCATCCCCCTGGTCTCCGGCGGCGACATCGCCGGCTGGGCTGTGATCGCCGCCCTGGGGGTCTGCTCCTCGATCGTGGACGTCTCTCCATTCTCGACCGTGGGGGCCACCGCCGTGGCCACCGTGGACGAGGACGAGCGTCCACGTGTCACCGCGAACCTGACCCGCTGGGGCCTGTCCATGGTGGTCGTGGGACCGCTTGCCATGGTCGGCGCCCTGGTGCTGCCCACCATGCTCTGACCGGAGTAGTGCCCCCGTCCGCCCCCACCCTCGCTCGGATGCCCGCAAGAAATCTCCATCGAGGGCCGCACCGCTGGCCCCTCCGGGCCCGGACCGCTTTGAAAGGACCACCATGTCACCGCTTCCCGAACCGCAGGCCCTGCCCATCTCGAAAGCCCACGACCAGGACACCCCGGCTCCCCTTCCGCTCGACGGCGTCACCGTCGTCGATCTGAGCCGGGCCCTGGCCGGACCGTATTGCACTGCCTTGTTGGCAGATCTCGGAGCCCGCGTGGTGAAGGTGGAGTCCGGCACCGGGGACCCGTCCCGTCAGTGGCCACCGTTCGACGGCGAGGACAGTCTGTACTTCGACTC of Citricoccus sp. K5 contains these proteins:
- a CDS encoding DUF5058 family protein, translating into MISAASAAAGPAADPSSDPNGVLALANMPVLWICALGVFLVIAVQSVIYMMAARKAAPAAGLSQQELKTTFRTGAIAAIGPSLAVVLVAVALLALFGTPATLVRIGLIGSVQYETAAASIAAGTVGAELGGPSYDQQAFAIMFFAMSLGGAMWMLSTLILTPLLKKGEHRMAKVNPALMTVVPAAALLGAFLSLGFAEVPKSSVHVITLAASALVMGACLLLARLPGMRWLREWGLGIAILLGLAAAYLAQSAGLAPVA
- a CDS encoding Lrp/AsnC family transcriptional regulator encodes the protein MNNDPRLLDEGDLQLVHALQIGPRLPWTALGEILDQHPTSLAARWRRLERSGSAWITAHPLGHPDQMALSFHDVRCQPGHRRHVAEAIGRIPEVFSVEECHRDRDFMLTVISPDPTQLTEIVYPQLEDIPHLSGYESTFCTRLHRTAANWELDALNSAQRRALRAAAGPPPAPEAHPGPPPPSFGPILRVLGRDGRASAAQVAEATGLHPATARRRLQRVLDSGTLSFRCDVSHRATGYPVMCQWFARLPAADHDAAAAELAGLGALRLCASTTGRSNFMFMMWHRSPTDIMALERRASERLPRLEIRETVIISNIPKRAGWHLDTDGRRQEDFVEVGHWD
- a CDS encoding DUF3237 domain-containing protein; amino-acid sequence: MSQISTPASAAPASVSISGHPDGATGPTPPRLEFLATVAVDVAEPVEVGRTHRGLRRVIPITGGTVTGPGLNGRILPGGADFQLIHSDTASDLDARYVIETDDGDRLYVMNAAYRTGSAEDISALARGERVPAERIYFRCAPRFEVAGETWSWLESTVVIGSGRREPSQVIIDLWTVC
- a CDS encoding MFS transporter — its product is MDHSTVSQPRASGGPSPDPTAVSSPGPHTATTAGASPRAGRPRDLVAVNIGNALEWFDWNIYAIFAPFFAAQFFRAEDPVSSLLSTLAVFAVGFLMRPVGGWLFGRLADDKGRKFSLTLAILLASFGSLLIAVAPTFDAIGVWAGVVLLVARLIQGLSHGGETGSAFTYLAEIAPQDKRGFWASTPWLGVGVGTMLATGVGVLLTALLSEAQMAEFGWRIPFAVAAVLGVYALYIRKTMNESEVHTERKERDEREGVDSQSLREVFSELGREWKPLLQIVGLTISGVVAFYTWFIFAPGYASREFGMDPNASLVAGLCGQAVFLVAIPVMGRLSDRFGRKPVLMVFAAGFALVAFPLEWMLGSSPFMLFLAMAAGSLLLAANCAPLGAVFAELVPTKLRATLIGVGYATSGAIFGGTAPYLNTWLSSIGMHGLFVGYMILLCLVSVVVIIKMPETARRDLR
- a CDS encoding LysR substrate-binding domain-containing protein, translating into MRLTLRQLEHFCAVARTGSISAAAAQLRVSRTSVTEALDTLERISGTVLCRRSKAEGVVLTASGEDFFIRARSVLDQAFDLEVPDGDRQLGGTLAIGCFRSLAPTVLPALWSEFASRHPGVTVSVTTGNRAELVEQLSLGILDVVLAYNLHALPGLSSARLYDTTMYALLPADHRFAEQGRAPLAELAAEPLLLMDASPSSDDILSYFAHHGAAPNVRMKSPDFELIRSLVARGLGYSIFIQRPRQDVSYEGLPVACVPLDPVPHLERASIAWSERRRLPAPGRSFVDLAIALGPQVSPAP
- a CDS encoding FMN-binding glutamate synthase family protein, producing MNNRLLIIGGLTTLVLILVIAYLVGFWAWIFLGLVALLLVGLAIWDVTQKRHAILRNFPVIGHMRYLLESIRPEIQQYFIERNFDGKPFDRDTRSIVYSRSKGADDHKAFGTERDTGRIGYEFLLHSTAPVAPPERIPTVRIGGPDCRQPYDLSLMNISSMSFGSLSKNAVVAMNKGAALGGFIHETGEGGLTKYHRGNGADLFWEIGSGYFGCRTEDGRFNPESFAEKAALPEVKGITIKLSQGAKPGLGGVLPGPKVTPEIAEAREVPVGVDCISPASHSAFTTPREMVRFIGHLRQLSDGKPIGIKFCVGSRTDVLAMCKAIWEERTAPDYIIVDGSEGGTGAAPLEYSDHVGTPLTEGLMLVHNALVGTGLRHMIKLGAAGKVATGSDIVKRLIQGADFTMSARAMMMATGCIQAQKCHTNHCPVGVATQDPRLTRALDVEDKSKRVHNYQKLTVREAVQIMASMGLNHPSQLNTRMLRRRVDHLNTRSYASIYHWLREDELLNEPPRGWAADWREADADHFGEHAPVGYLTEPDPQWRDELDVQTSAMSLGDLRASLRTGEAQQPVPTPAGSAGAHAAVSAGRGGGPAENRVTGATAGSGSDSAGDRTGEGQSEGEGEPRSEGRPPERNAEEKDLDGARPRRSSSDTGSTPVVSNEPRPEGRLGS
- a CDS encoding thioesterase family protein — translated: MHLIFRTLLLLITSRRRSKLSIWDGSSLPLRALPTDVDIAVHVNNGMYFSLMDLGRFDLMVRAGVWDLMRRKKWSPVVQAEQIAFRKSVNLWQRYTLETRIAGLDDKSIWFEQRFVVDGEVYVRAHVATRLLGADGPVSNEEILTAVAEELGQPKPPELELPEWLHEWRTNVALPGSRKPAPHLW
- a CDS encoding IclR family transcriptional regulator, with the translated sequence MTTRSVDTALSIVEILAEDGALGLSEMARRLELSKATALRLLKTLEARGWVRQEPEPSLAWNLSQQFAWLGRQVSMDTSLREIALDSMNRLQLETTETVHLTAVQLDHLVLIERLDSPHELRAFFALGTQLPFHASASGLAYLSALPDVEVEGLLRGVLERKTERTLTDPEVIGGAVREVRTRGYSLNNGGLVGDISSVGAPLVGADGRPVGALSVSGPTSRLTEERRMAVGPLVVGAAREVSRRLARGPGS
- a CDS encoding SLC13 family permease; the protein is MVGLQILAIVIFVAVFTLATLRKVHLGVIMLAAAAGVGIWLADMEMDDIIGGFPVSLLILLAGVTYFFAIAQQNGTVDRIINVVITRIGDRAMLLPFAMFGLTTGIAAMGAPLAGLVMMPIAMPLAKKYGINRTLMGIAVGSGISGGGFAPTSLFGIVTYGTAHSVGIDLNPLLLFVIALAFNVVLLLTAFILFGGLKLLKSPERFDRDTTPRPGFATKDPLPSHPFEREGYTTRSRAVATTVLERASEAPPASTPMTLAQKCTVVCMAGLVLSVVAVAMVGLDPDIGILCFVFATVMTLVDPSTGRAAVAKIDWSTILMVGGIITYVGVLQTMGAVDMLGEAASSVGTPLLAAFIICLIGGLVSAFASTTGMLAALVPLAIPLVSGGDIAGWAVIAALGVCSSIVDVSPFSTVGATAVATVDEDERPRVTANLTRWGLSMVVVGPLAMVGALVLPTML